The sequence below is a genomic window from bacterium 336/3.
AAAAAGATGGCAAAGAAGAAAGAAACCAGAGTGCAGGTTATCTTGGAATGTACAGAGCACAAAACTTCTGGTATGCCCGGAATGTCTCGTTATATTACTACCAAGAATAAGAAAAACACAACGGCTCGTTTAGAGTTGAAAAAATACAACCCTATTCTGAGAAAATATACCGTTCATAAAGAAATCAAGTAATTTTAAAATTTCACTCCAATGGCAAAGAAAGTTGTTGCAACCTTGAAGAAAGAAGACCCTAATGCAAAAGCATTTGCTAAGGTTATTAGAGCTGTAAAATCTGACAAAACAGGTTCTTACGTTTTCAAAGAAGAAATGATCCCTGTAGATCAAGTAAA
It includes:
- a CDS encoding 50S ribosomal protein L33, which gives rise to MAKKKETRVQVILECTEHKTSGMPGMSRYITTKNKKNTTARLELKKYNPILRKYTVHKEIK